A window of the Streptomyces sp. NBC_01351 genome harbors these coding sequences:
- a CDS encoding type I polyketide synthase encodes MTTGLEIAIVGMACRYPGAANPQEFWANLRDGIESITHFGEDELLAAGVPRSLLRDPNYVRARGVLGDPGLFDAEFFNITPREAELMDPQHRLFLECAWEALEDSGYAGDRRPAATGVYAGAYENTYRRHVHADPSVAESAGWLLTHLSGERDYLATRASYKLDLKGPSLTVQTACSTSLVAVHLAGQALLSGDCDLALAGGSTVRARQTEGYLFEPEGILSPDGRTRSFDAAARGTVSSSGVGIVVLKRLEDALRDRDTVYAVIKGSAVNNDGAAKVGFSAPSVSGQARAIRAAHLMADVDPAAIGYVETHGSGTALGDPIEIEGLTRAFRAAGGGPSGPHAIGSVKSNIGHTHAASGVAGLIKTALALRNRQIPPSLNYEQPNPDIDFARSPFYVNTELTEWKTDGAARLAGVSSFGTGGTNAHALLEEAPARAEATSGRPWQLLLLSAHTDTALEAATDRLAAHLRGDPGRPLADVAYTLQAGRAVFAHRQALVCGDTDDAAEALESRAPRRLLRRTAGPAVTRPVAFMFSGLGDQYPNMARELYESEPVFRAEVDRCAELFRQHLDVDLRTLLYPEPTPTDGVARAEGPATGGGMDLRRMLARGGPTSAGAAELDRTLYAQPVTFMVEWALARLWTDWGIRPEAMIGYSIGEYVAACVAEVLTLEDACFLVAHRARLIEGMPGGAMLALSLPEREAALLDDRLSVAAVNGPALTVLAGATDAVAELEARLTRDGVACRRLQTTHAFHSTMMEPGRARYVELTRTVTLRPPTIPYLSNVTGTWITDAQATDPEYWARHMCETVRFAEAVEELWRTPGRILLEVGPGQAYSSLALQLLPEGANGDRMSLSSLPAAHDGQSAARFLLTSLGRLWLAGVEPDWDRVHAGETPGRVPLPTYPFERRRYWIDEAPAPGHAQRLPQAPPASMAKRDDLASWFSVPSWTSTAPLDPVRDEELAAHPQRWLLFLDDHGTGRQIADRLGRAGHEVVTVVPGERFQPLGEGRFALVPDRREDYDELLRVLGESDALPQTAVHLWTVTGESPRRPTTAHFDALQRRGFYSLLFLTQAWGARGIDAPLHLAVVSDGLRQVTDGEVVTPAKATVIGPVTVAPQEHPGLTSQSIDIAGPVHGADTAGVDRLVTELVRRPANQVVAHRGRSRWTPRWEPVRVEQPEQPPARIRDRGVYLITGGLGGIGLALAEHLARTARARLVLIGRSPLPAREEWAALLAAHAGGEETAARIRKVVALEEMGAEVLVLTADVSDEEQMRAALASATARFGPVHGVIHAAGVAGGGMLQLKRPDAAAAVLAPKARGALVLDSVLGETPLDFLLLCSSTIAFSGGLGQVDYCGANAFLDAYAQYRSAAGGPYTVAVNWDAWQEVGMAARVVGRPDARTPGPRELGNPLLHTCLVDTPDLAIYAAEFSSPRDWLVDEHRMLGISVIPGTAYLEMVRAAAADRGLGEAVRFEDVLFLAPVVLGDGQAREVRVVMEKLGGEFRFSVVSAGGGAAGAETWREHVTGRVLSPARPDTCERPDAPYEVSELVERYGLRDAGEVSHDGPMTFGPRSQCVERIWKGEGVALARLSVPERYGEEVAALGLHPFLLDIATGFAGLYLERDYLMPLRYRAIEVLGPLPARIHSLLTHRGELEGTTRETLSFDVTLFDDDGQVLLKAEEFVMKKARALDSKLMALRDDRSDEVGTYAYPETRRDAERGENAFLAHLETGILPSEGVTAFERLLARELSPQVVVATKDLAAIVENVGAIGSGPEDPGEVRASAPAHPRPALATPYAAPRNPLEQTLADLWQDQIGVAEVGIHDNFYELGGHSLLGIKLLARLRDTLHVQVALQSLFDNLTVAELAAVVAAQLPHGQTQQQHAQQGEQQHDQQDGRRT; translated from the coding sequence ATGACAACGGGCCTTGAGATAGCCATCGTCGGGATGGCCTGCCGCTATCCCGGAGCCGCGAACCCGCAAGAGTTCTGGGCGAACCTGCGCGACGGCATCGAGTCCATCACCCACTTCGGTGAGGACGAGCTGCTGGCGGCGGGAGTCCCGCGATCGCTGCTGCGCGACCCGAACTACGTGAGGGCGCGAGGGGTCCTCGGGGATCCCGGCCTCTTCGACGCGGAGTTCTTCAACATCACCCCGCGCGAGGCCGAGCTGATGGACCCCCAGCACCGGCTCTTCCTCGAATGCGCGTGGGAGGCCCTGGAAGACAGCGGATACGCGGGCGACCGGCGCCCCGCCGCCACCGGCGTCTACGCGGGAGCATACGAGAACACGTACCGCCGGCACGTCCATGCCGACCCCTCGGTCGCCGAGTCCGCGGGATGGCTGCTGACCCACCTCAGCGGCGAGCGGGACTACCTGGCCACCCGGGCGTCGTACAAGCTCGACCTGAAAGGCCCCTCCCTCACCGTCCAGACGGCCTGCTCGACCTCCCTGGTAGCCGTCCACCTCGCCGGACAGGCCCTGTTGAGCGGAGACTGCGACCTCGCGCTCGCGGGCGGCAGCACGGTGCGGGCCCGGCAGACCGAGGGCTACCTCTTCGAGCCGGAAGGCATCCTCTCGCCCGACGGACGCACCCGCTCCTTCGACGCGGCGGCCCGCGGCACCGTTTCCTCCAGCGGCGTCGGGATCGTCGTACTGAAGCGGCTCGAAGACGCGCTGCGCGACCGGGACACGGTGTACGCCGTCATCAAGGGCTCCGCCGTCAACAACGACGGGGCGGCCAAAGTCGGGTTCAGCGCACCCAGCGTGAGCGGACAGGCCCGAGCGATCCGCGCCGCCCACCTGATGGCCGACGTCGATCCCGCCGCCATCGGCTACGTCGAGACTCACGGCAGCGGCACCGCACTGGGTGACCCGATCGAGATCGAGGGCCTCACCCGGGCGTTCCGCGCGGCGGGCGGCGGCCCCTCGGGTCCGCACGCCATCGGCTCCGTCAAATCGAACATCGGGCACACCCATGCCGCCTCCGGCGTCGCGGGTCTCATCAAGACGGCCCTGGCCCTGCGCAACCGGCAGATCCCGCCGAGCCTGAACTACGAACAGCCCAATCCGGACATCGACTTCGCCCGCTCCCCCTTCTACGTCAACACCGAACTCACCGAGTGGAAGACGGACGGCGCCGCCCGGCTCGCCGGGGTGAGCTCCTTCGGCACCGGTGGCACCAACGCCCACGCCCTGCTGGAGGAGGCCCCCGCCCGCGCCGAGGCGACCTCTGGGCGGCCCTGGCAGCTCCTGCTGCTGTCGGCCCACACCGACACCGCCCTGGAGGCGGCCACGGACCGCCTCGCCGCGCATCTGCGCGGTGACCCAGGCCGGCCACTGGCCGACGTCGCGTACACCCTGCAAGCCGGACGGGCGGTCTTCGCGCACCGCCAGGCACTGGTCTGCGGCGACACGGATGACGCCGCCGAGGCCCTGGAGAGCCGGGCACCGCGCAGACTGCTGCGCCGGACCGCGGGCCCGGCCGTCACCCGCCCGGTGGCGTTCATGTTCTCCGGCCTCGGCGACCAGTACCCGAACATGGCCAGGGAACTCTACGAGTCGGAGCCGGTCTTCCGCGCCGAAGTCGACCGGTGCGCGGAGCTGTTCAGGCAGCACCTTGACGTCGACCTCCGCACCCTGCTCTACCCCGAGCCCACGCCGACCGACGGGGTCGCCCGGGCAGAAGGCCCCGCCACCGGCGGTGGAATGGACCTGCGCAGGATGCTCGCCCGCGGCGGGCCCACGTCCGCCGGGGCCGCGGAACTCGACCGGACCCTCTACGCCCAGCCGGTCACCTTCATGGTGGAGTGGGCGCTGGCCCGGCTGTGGACGGACTGGGGCATCCGCCCCGAGGCCATGATCGGCTACAGCATCGGGGAGTACGTGGCGGCCTGCGTGGCCGAGGTCCTCACCCTCGAGGACGCGTGCTTCCTCGTCGCGCACCGCGCCCGCCTGATCGAGGGGATGCCGGGCGGCGCGATGCTCGCCCTGTCACTGCCCGAGCGGGAAGCGGCCCTCCTCGACGACCGGCTCTCGGTAGCCGCCGTCAACGGCCCCGCGCTGACCGTGCTCGCCGGAGCCACCGACGCGGTCGCCGAGCTGGAGGCACGCCTCACCCGGGACGGCGTCGCCTGCCGCCGCCTGCAGACCACGCACGCCTTCCACTCCACGATGATGGAGCCGGGCCGGGCACGGTACGTGGAACTGACCCGGACGGTGACGCTGCGCCCGCCCACGATCCCGTACCTGTCCAACGTCACCGGGACGTGGATCACCGACGCCCAGGCCACCGACCCCGAGTACTGGGCCCGCCACATGTGCGAGACCGTCCGGTTCGCGGAGGCCGTCGAGGAGCTGTGGCGGACGCCCGGCCGCATCCTCCTGGAGGTGGGGCCCGGACAGGCGTACAGCAGCCTGGCGCTGCAGCTACTGCCCGAAGGCGCGAACGGCGACCGGATGTCCCTGTCCTCGCTGCCCGCCGCCCACGACGGTCAGTCCGCCGCCCGGTTCCTGCTCACCTCGCTCGGCCGCCTCTGGCTGGCCGGCGTGGAGCCGGACTGGGACCGCGTCCACGCCGGCGAGACGCCGGGGCGCGTACCGCTCCCCACCTACCCCTTCGAACGCCGGCGTTACTGGATCGACGAGGCCCCCGCCCCGGGGCACGCCCAGCGGCTGCCGCAGGCCCCGCCCGCTTCGATGGCCAAGCGGGACGACCTGGCGTCCTGGTTCTCCGTCCCTTCCTGGACCTCCACCGCACCGCTCGACCCCGTACGAGACGAGGAACTGGCGGCCCACCCCCAGCGGTGGCTGCTGTTCCTCGACGACCACGGCACCGGGCGGCAGATCGCGGACCGGCTGGGCCGGGCGGGGCACGAAGTCGTCACGGTGGTCCCGGGGGAGCGGTTCCAGCCGCTCGGCGAGGGACGCTTCGCCCTGGTGCCGGACCGCCGGGAGGACTACGACGAACTGCTGCGCGTGCTCGGCGAGAGCGACGCACTGCCGCAGACGGCCGTCCACCTGTGGACCGTGACCGGCGAGAGCCCGCGACGCCCCACGACGGCGCACTTCGACGCACTCCAGCGCCGCGGCTTCTACAGCCTGCTGTTCCTCACCCAGGCCTGGGGCGCCCGCGGGATCGATGCCCCCCTGCACCTGGCCGTCGTCTCCGACGGACTGCGGCAGGTCACCGACGGGGAAGTGGTCACCCCCGCCAAAGCGACCGTCATCGGCCCCGTCACGGTCGCACCGCAGGAACACCCCGGCCTCACCTCGCAGAGCATCGACATCGCAGGGCCCGTCCACGGCGCCGACACCGCGGGCGTCGACCGCCTCGTCACCGAGCTCGTACGGCGGCCCGCGAACCAAGTGGTGGCCCACCGCGGCCGCAGCCGCTGGACCCCGCGCTGGGAGCCCGTACGCGTGGAGCAGCCCGAGCAGCCTCCCGCGCGCATCCGGGACCGCGGCGTCTACCTGATCACCGGTGGGCTGGGCGGCATCGGCCTGGCACTGGCCGAACACCTGGCGCGCACCGCACGGGCCCGCCTGGTTCTGATCGGACGCTCCCCCCTCCCCGCCAGGGAGGAATGGGCGGCCCTGCTCGCCGCGCACGCCGGAGGCGAGGAGACCGCGGCCAGGATCCGCAAGGTCGTGGCCCTGGAGGAAATGGGCGCCGAGGTGCTCGTCCTGACGGCCGACGTGTCCGACGAGGAGCAGATGCGGGCCGCCCTCGCCTCGGCCACCGCACGGTTCGGTCCCGTCCACGGCGTGATCCACGCCGCCGGGGTCGCCGGCGGCGGCATGCTGCAGCTCAAGCGCCCGGACGCGGCCGCCGCGGTGCTGGCACCGAAGGCCCGCGGAGCCCTGGTCCTGGACTCGGTCCTGGGCGAGACGCCGCTGGACTTCCTGCTGCTGTGCTCCTCCACCATCGCGTTCAGCGGGGGGCTGGGCCAGGTCGACTACTGCGGCGCCAACGCCTTCCTCGACGCCTACGCCCAGTACCGGTCCGCGGCCGGCGGCCCGTACACCGTGGCGGTGAACTGGGACGCCTGGCAGGAGGTGGGCATGGCGGCCAGGGTGGTGGGCCGGCCCGACGCCCGGACACCGGGTCCGCGCGAGCTCGGCAACCCCCTGCTCCACACCTGCCTGGTGGACACGCCGGACCTCGCGATCTACGCGGCGGAGTTCAGCAGTCCCCGGGACTGGCTCGTCGACGAGCACCGCATGCTCGGCATATCCGTGATTCCCGGCACCGCGTACCTGGAGATGGTGCGGGCCGCCGCGGCCGACCGGGGCCTGGGCGAAGCGGTCCGCTTCGAGGACGTCCTGTTCCTGGCGCCGGTGGTGCTGGGCGACGGCCAGGCCCGGGAAGTCCGGGTGGTCATGGAGAAGCTGGGCGGCGAGTTCAGGTTCTCGGTCGTCAGCGCGGGTGGCGGTGCGGCCGGCGCCGAGACCTGGCGCGAGCACGTGACCGGCCGTGTCCTGTCCCCGGCCCGCCCGGACACGTGCGAGCGCCCGGACGCTCCGTACGAGGTCTCCGAACTGGTGGAGCGGTACGGACTGCGCGACGCGGGGGAGGTGAGCCATGACGGGCCCATGACCTTCGGACCGCGCTCGCAGTGCGTGGAGCGCATCTGGAAGGGCGAAGGCGTGGCCCTGGCCCGGCTGTCGGTCCCGGAACGCTACGGCGAGGAAGTGGCCGCGCTCGGGCTGCACCCCTTCCTCCTCGACATCGCCACCGGATTCGCCGGCCTCTACCTCGAGCGCGATTACCTCATGCCCCTGCGCTACCGGGCCATCGAGGTGCTGGGCCCGCTCCCGGCGCGGATCCACAGCCTGCTCACCCACCGCGGCGAGCTGGAGGGCACCACCCGGGAGACGCTCTCCTTCGACGTGACCCTCTTCGACGACGACGGCCAAGTCCTGCTAAAGGCCGAGGAATTCGTCATGAAGAAGGCGCGCGCCCTCGATTCGAAGCTGATGGCGCTGCGCGACGACCGCTCCGATGAAGTCGGAACCTACGCCTATCCCGAAACCCGCCGGGACGCGGAGCGCGGCGAGAACGCCTTCCTCGCACACCTGGAGACGGGAATCCTGCCGTCGGAGGGCGTCACGGCCTTCGAGCGCCTCCTGGCCCGGGAACTGTCACCCCAGGTGGTCGTCGCGACCAAGGACCTGGCGGCGATCGTCGAGAACGTCGGCGCCATCGGGTCCGGCCCCGAGGATCCGGGCGAGGTCCGCGCTTCCGCCCCGGCGCACCCCAGGCCCGCGCTCGCGACTCCGTACGCCGCTCCGCGGAACCCGCTGGAACAGACGCTCGCAGACCTGTGGCAGGACCAGATCGGCGTCGCGGAAGTCGGCATTCACGACAACTTCTACGAGCTCGGGGGCCATTCACTGCTCGGCATCAAACTCCTGGCCCGGCTGCGGGACACCCTGCACGTCCAGGTAGCCCTGCAGTCCCTCTTCGACAACCTCACCGTCGCCGAACTCGCCGCGGTCGTCGCGGCGCAGCTTCCGCACGGGCAGACACAGCAACAGCACGCGCAACAGGGCGAGCAACAGCACGATCAACAGGACGGGAGGCGAACGTGA
- a CDS encoding non-ribosomal peptide synthetase: protein MTSASEAVTAHETSTTRIRHLGRLLREHDERRPQAPAILAPGLPTLTYRALRRQADRTAQALSAAGVARTDRVAIALPNGPAAAVALVAVACAATAAPLDPGGQAREFDAFFTDMDVAAVVVQRGTDTLAAAVARAQGRLVIELVPVPGGAAGEFGLIPDTAALAAAGQQPPRQTRPVTDTGAADTGNESGNPADTAFLMHTSGTTGRPKLVPQSHDIVCASAHNIAASLALGEQDRCLNVLPLFHGHGLMSPLLATLWAGASVVCPPGFDATALPGWLRSFEPTWYTAVPAIHQAVAGALAGRADAQPSPLRFVRSASAPLTEQLRESLERATGAPVIDSYGMTEACSIITSNPLPPGERKPGSVGVSIGNELAVRGESGKFLAPGETGEIVLRGATVISHYDDNPAADASAFTDGWFGTGDSGHLDEDGYLFITGRLKEIINRGGTKVSPVEVDEVLLAHPEIVEAAAFPLPHATLGEEVSAAIVLVAGAQATDDAIREFLATRLAEPKIPRRLFRVPAVPRTSTGKIQRSELAARLVRPDGARQAAPGTAMERAVEGIWCELLGLEHIGVRDHFFDLGGNSLLIRQVQARLLEVTGRDVPVVELFAHPTVEALAAFLSSTDELNETGQDQGRAQGNRRLAQQLRQRQQMDGEI, encoded by the coding sequence ATGACATCTGCGAGTGAAGCCGTGACGGCACACGAGACCAGCACCACGAGAATCCGGCACCTCGGCCGGCTCCTGCGGGAGCACGACGAGCGCAGGCCCCAGGCACCCGCGATCCTCGCGCCCGGCCTGCCCACCCTGACCTATCGCGCGCTGCGCCGGCAGGCCGACCGTACGGCGCAGGCCCTGTCGGCGGCAGGCGTCGCCCGCACGGACCGCGTCGCGATCGCGCTGCCCAACGGGCCCGCCGCGGCGGTCGCCCTGGTCGCCGTGGCCTGCGCGGCCACCGCGGCTCCGCTGGACCCCGGGGGCCAGGCCCGCGAGTTCGACGCCTTCTTCACGGACATGGACGTCGCCGCGGTCGTCGTCCAGCGAGGCACCGACACCCTCGCGGCAGCCGTCGCCCGGGCGCAGGGCCGCCTCGTCATCGAGCTCGTGCCGGTGCCGGGAGGGGCGGCGGGCGAGTTCGGTCTGATCCCCGATACCGCCGCCCTCGCGGCCGCCGGGCAGCAGCCCCCGCGACAGACGCGGCCGGTCACCGACACCGGGGCGGCGGACACCGGGAACGAGAGCGGGAACCCGGCCGACACCGCGTTCCTCATGCACACCTCAGGGACGACCGGCCGCCCCAAACTCGTCCCGCAGAGCCACGACATCGTCTGCGCCTCCGCCCACAACATCGCGGCGAGCCTCGCCCTCGGCGAGCAGGACCGGTGCCTCAACGTCCTGCCGCTCTTCCACGGGCACGGCCTCATGAGCCCGCTGCTCGCGACCCTGTGGGCCGGCGCGAGCGTGGTCTGCCCGCCGGGCTTCGACGCCACCGCCCTCCCGGGCTGGCTCCGGTCCTTCGAGCCGACCTGGTACACGGCGGTACCGGCCATCCACCAGGCGGTCGCAGGCGCCCTCGCCGGCCGTGCGGACGCCCAGCCCTCCCCGCTCCGCTTCGTCCGCTCGGCCTCGGCCCCGCTGACGGAGCAGCTGCGGGAGTCGCTGGAGCGCGCCACGGGCGCCCCGGTCATCGACTCCTACGGGATGACGGAAGCCTGTTCGATCATCACCAGCAATCCGTTGCCGCCGGGTGAACGCAAGCCCGGATCCGTCGGCGTCTCCATCGGCAACGAGCTCGCCGTGCGCGGCGAGAGCGGCAAGTTCCTCGCCCCCGGGGAGACGGGAGAGATCGTGCTGCGCGGTGCCACCGTCATCAGCCACTACGACGACAACCCGGCCGCCGACGCGAGCGCCTTCACCGATGGCTGGTTCGGGACGGGCGACAGCGGCCACCTGGACGAGGACGGCTACCTCTTCATCACCGGCCGCCTCAAGGAGATCATCAACCGCGGAGGGACCAAGGTCTCGCCCGTCGAGGTCGACGAGGTGCTCCTCGCCCACCCCGAGATCGTGGAGGCCGCCGCCTTCCCGCTCCCGCACGCCACACTGGGGGAGGAGGTCTCGGCGGCCATCGTCCTCGTGGCCGGAGCACAGGCCACGGACGACGCCATCCGGGAGTTCCTCGCCACCCGCCTCGCGGAGCCGAAGATCCCCCGGCGGCTTTTCCGCGTGCCGGCGGTCCCCCGCACCTCGACGGGAAAGATCCAGCGCTCCGAGCTGGCGGCCCGGCTGGTCCGGCCCGACGGAGCACGCCAGGCCGCGCCCGGTACGGCCATGGAACGCGCGGTCGAGGGCATCTGGTGCGAGCTGCTCGGGCTCGAACACATCGGCGTCCGCGACCACTTCTTCGACCTGGGCGGCAATTCCCTGCTCATCCGGCAGGTCCAGGCACGGCTCCTGGAGGTCACGGGCCGGGACGTGCCCGTCGTGGAGCTGTTCGCCCACCCCACCGTCGAAGCGCTCGCCGCATTCCTCTCCAGCACGGACGAGTTGAACGAGACCGGCCAGGACCAGGGGCGGGCGCAAGGAAACCGACGGCTGGCGCAGCAGTTACGGCAGCGGCAGCAGATGGACGGCGAGATATGA